The genomic stretch TCCTCCTCTTTGCGCCCCTGATATCGCAACCCGAGGGCCAGGATGGAGGCCGCGATAAGTAGCTCCAACCAGACGACTTGTAAAGTCATACCCGCACCCATGGTGACTTTTTCACATGTCAAATTTTCCCGTTAGCGTGAGATTTTCACTCAGCCCCGAGGAGAGAGCATGGAGGCGCGATGAGACGTGGTGGAAGGCGCGTTGGGAGTGGCCGCCGGCGGCCGAGGCGTACCAAAGCGTACGTTGACGCCGGCGGTGGGCGCTCCGGACTCGCATAACCGTGCGTCCCACCGCGCCGGATCTTTTACAGGCCGTGTTTGCGGCACAGATACCGGATCTGGTTCATGTCGATGCCGATCTCCCGCGCCGCTTTCGCCTTGACTCCGCCGGAGCGCTCCAGCGCCGCCGCCACGAGATCGCGCTCGTAGCGCGCGACGGCCTCCGGGAGGGACTCCCCGGGACGGATCGTCTCGGCCGGTGAAAGGCGTTCGGTCCGCCGGCCGAACGCGGCCGGAAGGTCCTCGGGCGTGATCTCCTCCGCCTCGACCATCAGGGTCAGCATCTCGACGAGATGCTCGAGCTCCCGCACGTTCCCGGGCCACGCGTAGGCGGAGAGGCATTCGAGAGCCGAGGGCGAGAAGCGCCGGGGCGGCCGCCGGTGGTGCTTTCCCCATTTCTCGCGGAAGTGGTCGAGGAGAAGGGGAATGTCCCCCCGGCGCTCCCGGAGCGGCGGAATCCGGAGCGCCACCGTGTTCAGGCGATAATAGAGGTCTTCGCGGAACTCCCCGGCAGCCACTTTCTTCTCGAGGTCCTCGTTCGTCGCGACGAGCAGCCGGATGTCGACGGAAATGGTGCGGCTGCCGCCGACGCGTTCGAACTGACGCGTCTCGAGGACGCGCAAGAGCTTCGCCTGGACGGCCGAAGAGAGGGTCGCGGCCTCGTCCAGGAAGAGCGTTCCGCGGTGGGCCAGCTCGAACTTCCCGGACCGCGAGGAAACCGCTCCCGTGAACGCTCCTTTCTCGTGGCCGAACAGCTCCGATTCGGCGAGAGTTTCCGGGAGCGCGGAACTGTTGACCGCGACGAAAGGAGCGGCCGCGCGCGGGCTTCCGCGATGGAGCGCCTGCGCGACGAGCTCCTTTCCCGTCCCGCTCTCCCCCGCGATCAGGACGGTCGCGTCCGAGGGGGCGACCTTCTCGATCGCGCGAAACAGCGAGCGCATCGGCGCGCTCGACCCGACGATCGTCCCGAAGGTTCGCCGCTCCGCCATCTCCTCGCGGAGCGCGCGATTCTCCGCGACGAGCCGCCGCCGCTCGAGGGCGCGGCCGAGGACGAGGCCGAGCTCGGCGGGATTGAACGGCTTGCGGAAGAAGTCGTACGCGCCGAGCTCGATCGCCTTCAGCGCGAAGGAGCGCTCCTTCTCCCCCGTCATCACGACGACGGGGAGATCGGGCCTCCGCTCGCGGATCGCGCGGAGCAGATTGAGCCCTTCCTGCGGCTCCCGGGAAGGAGGAAGGCGCAGGTCGATCAGGAAGAGATCGGGATCCTCCCCGAGGAGGGCGAGCCCCGCGGTCGCGTCCTCGGCCGCCGAAACGTCCCACGCGCTCTTGAGCGCCCACCGGAGCTGATCGAGGAGCCCGCGGTCGTCCTCGACGATCGCGACGCGGCCGGAGCTCACGAGCCGGACGTCTCCGACTCGGCCGGCAGCGCGATCCGAACGATCGTCCCGGTTCCCGGGCGGCTCTGGATCGTGAGCGACCCCCCGTGGAAACGGACGATGTTGCGGGCGGTGTAGAGGCCGAGCCCCACGCCGTTGGCCTTCGTCGTCTGGAAGGGCTGGAAGAGGCGGCTCCGCTGGAATTCGCGCGTCATCCCCGGACCGTCGTCGGCGACCGTCACGACGACGCGCGGGCGGCGGCGGCTCGACTCGACGCTCGTCGAGATCTGGACGTGGCCGGAGGGTCCGGCGGCCTCGAGGGCGTTCTGGACGACCACGAGGAACGCGTCGCCGAGATAGTTCGAGTCGCCCCACACGGGAGGGACCGGCTCCGCCCGGATCGCGACGTTCTCCGCCCGGGGGCGGCCGCCCTCGCGCGGCCGCGCCTTCGCGGCCACCTCCTTGACGAGATCGTTCACGTCGAGCGGGACCTTCACGAGCAGCGCGTCCCGGTACGCCGACCAGCGGTCGACGACGGAATCCACCTTCTCGAGGCTCGATTCGAGGAGCTCGACGACGCTCCGTTTGAAGTCCGGGTCCCCGTAATGCTCCTCGAGGTTCGAGAGCAGCAGGCTCAGCCGGAACTCCAGGTTCTTCATGTCGTGCAGGAAGACGGAATCGAGCGTCGACCGGAGCCGGTTGCGGGAGCCCCGCCGAGCCATCAGCGCGCGGAGGGCGAGAACGTGACCTTGACCGCGCTCCCGGGCCGGAAGATCCGGCCGGAATCGCGGGGCACGGTGACGATCACCTGGAAGGTCCCGCTCGCGGGATCGAGCACCGGGGAGAGGAATGCGATCTTTCCCGAGGACTGGGCTTCGGGGAACTGCGCGGACGCGACGGAGACCCGGTCCCCCACCCGAAGGCGGTCGAGCCATCGCTCCGCGATGTACACGCGCGCG from Thermoanaerobaculia bacterium encodes the following:
- a CDS encoding sigma-54 dependent transcriptional regulator, whose protein sequence is MSSGRVAIVEDDRGLLDQLRWALKSAWDVSAAEDATAGLALLGEDPDLFLIDLRLPPSREPQEGLNLLRAIRERRPDLPVVVMTGEKERSFALKAIELGAYDFFRKPFNPAELGLVLGRALERRRLVAENRALREEMAERRTFGTIVGSSAPMRSLFRAIEKVAPSDATVLIAGESGTGKELVAQALHRGSPRAAAPFVAVNSSALPETLAESELFGHEKGAFTGAVSSRSGKFELAHRGTLFLDEAATLSSAVQAKLLRVLETRQFERVGGSRTISVDIRLLVATNEDLEKKVAAGEFREDLYYRLNTVALRIPPLRERRGDIPLLLDHFREKWGKHHRRPPRRFSPSALECLSAYAWPGNVRELEHLVEMLTLMVEAEEITPEDLPAAFGRRTERLSPAETIRPGESLPEAVARYERDLVAAALERSGGVKAKAAREIGIDMNQIRYLCRKHGL
- a CDS encoding ATP-binding protein, producing MARRGSRNRLRSTLDSVFLHDMKNLEFRLSLLLSNLEEHYGDPDFKRSVVELLESSLEKVDSVVDRWSAYRDALLVKVPLDVNDLVKEVAAKARPREGGRPRAENVAIRAEPVPPVWGDSNYLGDAFLVVVQNALEAAGPSGHVQISTSVESSRRRPRVVVTVADDGPGMTREFQRSRLFQPFQTTKANGVGLGLYTARNIVRFHGGSLTIQSRPGTGTIVRIALPAESETSGS